One Hydractinia symbiolongicarpus strain clone_291-10 chromosome 7, HSymV2.1, whole genome shotgun sequence genomic window, CATCATTGGAATCACATTgcgtgaaaatttaaaaactttgtttttaaaagaaggAAAACGTTATGGTTTATTTGTTCGAAGCTACTTGTTCCCGTTActtaccgtgattccaccaatCGGAATAGCTTTTATAACATACGACGTCGAACTGTTGGTCAGTATAACCGGTTCGTACGCGGGCTCCATCATTCAATACGTCATACCGGTGATGTTAGTGCTCATGGGGCGGTTGTATATGAAGAAAACTCTTGGTAGTTACGCTAATAAACATCGTTCGCCGTTTCGACAAAGatcttggattttttttgtgatattcTGGTATTTTTGTTGCGTTATATTTGTCACAATCAATCATATTATTTAGTGAGCATTTTAACTTTTAAGTGGTTTCTGAAGAGAAGATACCTTAAAAAGGGTTATCTAGAATTTCGTGATTGTAAATATTTTGCACACCAGTAATGCATTGTTGGCcaggtaaatttattttttgtattatttaatAGAATTATTTTACATCATGTTTTTTCTTCTCTTCGCCTAGTCTCCGGATTACATTCCCACACCGGTGTACATTTTCACACCGGTGTACATTTGGGCAAGACTATTCTCCAAATCTTTATCACGTCAACACCGCATGGATAAGTTAAATCTATTTTCGTCCCTTGCGCCTTAAATCCCTTAGCGCATTACACCCCAAAAAACGTCTTGTCTCTGCTTGAGAGAAATCacataatttattaatttatttttgtacaatatattttgcaagaaatgtaattttttacaCTAGCATTGTTTTGTtaaaggtataatttttttgcatttgtcaTATGTTCGCCGTTTCAACTCGACTTCAGTATGCTGTCAAAGCATATGTAGCTACACTACTATATTAAAAACGATAAACCAGCACGCGCATGCGACAATGTAacatataaatttattttttaattttctaatgCTGGCGCCACAGTAGGTTTTCATCGCATTTCTGTCGTTTCTTGTTTACGCTTAGCACCCAACTGTGGGAAATGTTCCTGAATGGAATAAAGATCAACAGTTTCAAGTCCTTGCCCGCCTTATATAACTGAATTTACTTAGACGGGAGTAATTACTAGGATTATAGGTACGATTATAATGCAGTTTCTGGTTTAAtaaccccctggtttctaaTAAAaacgcggaaagatcaaaggaataccATTTTTAACAGACAGACgaaatacgggtattattaatGTAGAGACGAACGATACATATTCGTGAACTGTACATATTCCACAATCTGACGATCCAATTTTGTTTTTCCAGTAATCTACCCTGAAGCCATTCTTGTCCCTAGGCTTTGCTACctgatgtcaaagccgctaAAGGCAAGAAcctctggggacaaggttgccaCCAAGCGTCCTTCAAGAAATTAAAAGGAAATGAGTTCCAAATGTACAGTGAAAACATGCAAGCTttcacagttttaaaaaatcgtcaacTTATTCTTTCCTCACTCTTGCTTGTgaagaaaatagaaaattaaaaatagttaatGGCAGAATTACGAtgatacatttataaagtttacTTAATGATACGAAAATAGCAAAACAACTCGATTAATTTCATGATATCATATCAAAGCACATTTTGCACCCACCTAATCGCATTTTTCAACATAACAGAAAATAAACACTCATTATCTTCTTTCTAAGATGTTAATACACTCTTTTTATAACTTCAGCCTGAGattattttttatgcttttatACGTTTAGTTGAAcaatttttattctatttacTTTGTACTACAAATTTTTGCGACTCAAAATCTAAGTCTCTTAAAATCGCGTGGCCACATCCTACTCTTTTTAATGATAGGCGAATCAATAATGTTTGTTGTGTGAGTGAGTGAGACAATTCCAGAAAAGAGCGGTCAGTGTAGCGttacaataaaaaattcaaacagCTATGTAGCAATCATCTTCTATAGATGCAAAACCTCTTTGATACTAtacaacatataaaaataagTACACGTCTCCATAAACATTTCATTTTGATGGTAGTAAAAGTGATTAGTGGTATGTATAgcagggtgaccactcctccttaaaatcctttaaataaccttagaaaaagaaaatctccttaaaagtacttaaatataacttaaaaaaattgcaattttagctattctccgtaatttctccttatttcttaatttttctgatcgtaacttttttggaaatgtgttcatgcattgttcatcaccagtaaaataagacatatttctctgttacctgaaatcctatattttctatctttcagggcttaatttatatgtatatttatataatatgtataactctcttatcatagaacatagtatgtaacattaaagatgGAGAACTAAAACTGGTTTTATccatatttctccttattttttatttttttattctcgttcgcagcaaaatatccttaaaaaatgtcaacttgtctccttaattctccttaatatccttacttttggTGGTCACCCTGTATAGGCGCAAAGTGTTGTCGTGAACATATTTGAAATACTTTAAATGGAAAAGTCTTCACAGAAATAACCTTCACTGAGTCGGAAATTGTAAAATCAAGGGAAACAACTTTCGCAAACAATCGTTTTTACAATTCAAGGAAAAAACTTTTCAATACACATAAATGTCGACACAGTTGGCATTgttcttttgttgttattgAGAAAATAAGACGACAAAAAGTGattaaagtgaaaaatttagTCGTCAAAACGTGACTAAGTTATGTTatagtgactaaattttttgtcaaatcttATTTTCTGCCAACATTTTTTTGCCCATAAGGCTTTAGACATTGGGCCGTTTGAACAAACATTGCGAAATCACGAAATGTTCGTCTTTTGAAGCAAAAGAAAGACTTATAGGAAATGTTTaatgatatacaattttttttcctcttggaattttttttaggtGAGCTATAAGCCGTAACTTTTATTATTATCTTGCCCTTGTTATTCGTAGGAGGAGGCTCAACATATAATATCATTACTCAAGCATTTTGGTTGTGCCTCACTTTTTCGGTTACTCCATGTTTTTCCTAATATTATATGAACATTTAgatttactttttaaattatatatgatTTATTCCTCTTTAGGCCATCGAAGCAACCATTTCATATAGAATAAGGCATTCGCTTTAAAACCTCAGTAATTGTTCTTTTTAGACACGTTGAAATGATTTTAACCGCAAATTAGTTTTCGTGGCAGAAAACAATGTTTTACGCAACTGCCGCGTAGCGTAATTAAAATACGATGAAGAAGAAAAACTATGAAgcttataaaataaaagttcCGTTAAGTCGCCAAACTTCCTTTTGTTCTTCCAACTATTTGAGCAAGGATTTGTTTACGTGAGAACTAAAGCAAACCCAAACTACGATCTTTTGTTCAACGTTGTCTTTCTTAAAACTATGTACACACGAGTTTTCATATTTCGGCTGAAGTAAAAGTCACATTTTTCTTTGGTGAAATTGGTTAAAGTCAAATATTAAACCAGTGCAAGACTTTCATGCAAACATTCTATCCCGAGAGTGAAGTGCAGTTTTAGTGCTTGAAAGAGAGAAATACAAAAAACTTTGCCCTTTCTGGACCACAACcttgatcccagggctttttctctctttttggtATAAGGAACGGCGAGAAAAAAGAGTCGTtatgaaaaagagacaaagagacCGGGGGTCGAGGTTGTCTAAACCACTGTCGAAGTAAAACTCAACCTAGAGTGAAACATGTAAACAGTCATACATTTTATTGCGGTGCAAACTTTACTTGGTAATTTCACTTCGATTGCATGTAAACAGAATTAGAAAGAAGTGGGAGTCAGCATGTTGTGTAGATGGTTATTGTTGACGCACGTGGTCGTAAGTACCGGGAAGTATGTCGTATTTTTAAAGTTGGAAGAGGATATGTTCATTAGAAAGTCATTACTGTTTCGTAACTCAAATCATAATTACCTTCTTACTACCGTATATATAGGAGTGAGTAATTTAAAAGTGATATACGGGAAAAACAGAGCAAGGGGAGAAAAGATGAATAATTCAGGTAGGTTTTTTTTGGTAAACTTTTGCTCACTTTTGAACTTTCCTCGCTTGTGTTCTGTTATATTGCCTTCATTGTCGAAATTGTTAAAGCCgctgggcttcttgtttttatttcgtTTCAGCCATGTTCAAGCTTATCATTTTATTAGCAGTAATACTCTTGCAACTCGATCGTAAGTATGGTATTTCTTATCATAAAAACACGGGCGAGTTTTCTCCAAGAACGTTTATGCTGTTGtacaatttatatttattgtctATATATTTATTCACTTGGAGGTATATTCctaaataaataatgtttttattgtctGATGGAATTTTTCTGCCAGCCGGTTAGAATCTCCGTTAATTTGAGGAGTTTGTTCCACGTAGTAAAATGACCCCCCTTATAAGGCAATGATAAAGCAATAATACTACTGATTCATCGAACGAGATAATTATTGTTAATTAACCGTATGGTACTTCAGCATTTTTGTTCGGGTGTAGACCAATTACTTGTTGATGTTTTTGAATTCCCCTAGatgacaacaacattagttTTACTTCCTCCATAGGACCTCAAGACCAATTGATTGATTTGCAAAGGCTTACCTTATCACTCGATTAATAAATGCGTTCAACGAATAAATTTATACCTCTCTTATTCGCACTTTTTACTTTTCTAGTTTTGACATCTAAGAATGTCGATACTGAGGCAAGCAATGGAGAATATCAACAAGATATGGGTATGTACTTCTATATATACTTGAAAGAGATTCTGTCACAATTATAGTATAATAAATGGCAGACACCACAAGTAATACAACAGTGTCTATTTCATAAACCATGTCTACTGAAGTGCGCCATTATGACTGAAGTGCACCATTATGACTGAAGTGCGCCATTATGATTAAATTCgcgcgtttttattttttagagaatGCGGTCGATGACAACATACCTGAAGAGTTTGTCGAAGGTAACACTGATTGgttatattttctttgtttttgtggAGAAGAAATTGACGCAACATTTTATAGCTTCAAGATAATTTAATTATTGAGTCCAAAAAAAAACTCCACAAATAATAAAATCAAGTATAACAATAATCAAATGTTTCATCTCGAACTTTTACATCATCACCACgcgttaaaatataaaaattaatgatCATTGTTGatttaaacgatttttattgACTAGAA contains:
- the LOC130649184 gene encoding uncharacterized protein LOC130649184, which produces MLCRWLLLTHVVVSTGKYVVFLKLEEDMFIRKSLLFRNSNHNYLLTTVYIGVSNLKVIYGKNRARGEKMNNSAMFKLIILLAVILLQLDLLTSKNVDTEASNGEYQQDMENAVDDNIPEEFVEEIAYENNDPIYRRHQRRRRRPRLQVYRRRQKYYSFRRRRN